The genomic interval CGCTGTCGTGCGTGCTGAAAATTTTACTATCGCCACTTTTGCACACCACAACAGGTTTGCCCATAAGTTCAGGGATTCTCGTACGCTCAGCAGAGACAAAAAAACAGTCCAAATCCAGATGAATAATCACGCAAAACCTTTTTACATGTAAAGATAAAAAGAGTATAACGCCATTTTTTGCAAAGGTTTCAAACTATTTCACCTTGAAATATCACGGTTGTTTTTCTATTTACTTTAGGTTAACACCGCGTTTAATCTATTCGCCTATACTTTCTTTACCAAGACAATTACCTCCTTTTTGTGTATCACTCAATCACTTTAAAAGATGCACTCAGATTGCCCGGTCTGAGTGCAATTCTTTGCCCTTCCCCCTTTTTTTCAGCGCTTCAACCTTTGTAATCAAAATAAGTCTTACTTTTAAGTAGAATACGATACTTTAAATCAACGAAACGGCACTTATGGAAGAATTTTTACTATCAAGCATGCGAGAGTATGGGTATATCATCCTTTTTTTCTGGAGTATTTTAGAGGGTGAAAGTGGTTTGGTGATGGCAGGACTTTTAAGCCACACAGGCGATATGAACCTCTTTTTAGCGATTTTTATCGCAGGATTGGGTGGTTTTGCGGGCGATCAGCTCTATTTTTACATCGGACGGTTTAACAAAAGTTATGTGCATCGCACGCTTAAACAGCAACGACGCAAATTTGCCTTAGCGCATCTGTTGCTTAAAAAATATGGCTGGCCCATCATTTTTGTGCAACGCTACTTGTACGGACTTCGCACCATCATTCCCATTGCCATCGGACTCACAGGCTACAGCGCTCAAAAATACGCCTTCATCAACCTCATTGCAGCATGGTGTTGGGCAGCGTTGATCATCCTTCCCGTGTGGTATTTTGGCGATGTCATTTTGGGTCTCATTACGTGGGCGAAAGCGCACTGGTACTTTGCACTTCCTTTTGTTTTTATCGTCGTTGGAACACTTTTTTTCTACTTCAAAAACCTCACACACAAAACGCTTCGTGCTTAAACCACTTTTTTCAAAAAGGCACTTCCACATTTTGGGCAGTTGCCATCCCACTCAAGCAGATGCGCACTATGGCACTTGTGACAGAAAGGTTTTTGCAACATTTTGGGCAAAAACGCAGAGGCGTTGTGCTTACGTCCTTTTGAGACAAAATGCTTTACATGTAACCATAACACTTTAACCGTTTGAAAAAAAAGGCGTTTGGGGTGGGGCTTCTCTTGGAGATGACGACAGTCAAGACAGACCATCCATTTTTTTTGTAGTCGCATGTGACGGGATATTCGAGCCAGAGAGATGTGTTCTGTTTCATAACTACAAAGCGGGCATAAGAGATAGTATTTTGCTTCCATAAAGTCTCCTTCACAAGCCATCCCTGCTTCTACTAAGAAGTGTAGCACAAAAAGGTTAAAGGATTTTAAATTTTCAAAGAGGGCATTGACTCAAAATGAGGCACCCATATAAGGTACCTCATCTCTTTACATGTAACGCTTAAAACGTGTAGCGAAGGTTCGCATAGAGGTAACGACCTGGCTCATTGATCAGCATTACGTCCCCGTCCGTTCCAGTTAATAAACTGAGGTCTTTATACGTATTGGAGACGGCGTAGGTTTTGTCGAAGAGATTGTCAACGCCAAGGGTAACATCAAAGTGTTTGGTCACTTTGTAGTTGTATTTGACATTTAAGATGGCATACCCTCCAAGGATTTGCTCTCCGTTGTCGCTA from Sulfurospirillum multivorans DSM 12446 carries:
- a CDS encoding DedA family protein, coding for MEEFLLSSMREYGYIILFFWSILEGESGLVMAGLLSHTGDMNLFLAIFIAGLGGFAGDQLYFYIGRFNKSYVHRTLKQQRRKFALAHLLLKKYGWPIIFVQRYLYGLRTIIPIAIGLTGYSAQKYAFINLIAAWCWAALIILPVWYFGDVILGLITWAKAHWYFALPFVFIVVGTLFFYFKNLTHKTLRA